The Lolium rigidum isolate FL_2022 chromosome 1, APGP_CSIRO_Lrig_0.1, whole genome shotgun sequence region tttgtccggcgctccccgatacggtgtccagcgtcccaagcccgtccccgtcccacaggggacgctccgggcacgccggacacaacgaaaagcgacgcgaagcgacgcgggctcccacatgtcggcgacgtgtgatacgtctccgacgtatcgataatttcttatgttccataccacattattgatgatatctacatgtttatgcatactttatgtcatatttatgcgttttccggaactaacctattgacgagatgccgaagggctagttcctgttttctgctgtttttggtttcagaaatcctaataaggaaatattctcggaatcggacgaaatcaacaccgaagatcttagaatccccgggagattccagaacacccgagaaccgccagagaggggccacagggggcccacacatggtggtggcgcggcccaggagggggcgcgccgccctagtgtccggtggccccggacccttctcgaccttgcccttccgcctatttaaagcctccgtcgcgaaaaccccgacacgttcgacgaaaccgaaaaaaccttccgagccgccgccatcgcgaagccaagatccgggggacaggattctctcgttccggcacgccgccggacggggaagtgcccccggaaggcttctccatcgacaccaccgccatcttcatcaacgcagctcgtctcccatgaggagggagtagttctccatcgaggctcggggctgtaccggtagctatgtggttcatctctctcctatgtgctgcaatacaataatctcatgagctgccttacatgattgagattcatatgatgatgcttgtaatctagatgtcattatgctagtcaagtgggttttacttatgtgatctccggagactccttgtcccacgtgtgtaaaggtgacaggggtgtgcaccgtgtgggtctcttaggctatatttcacagaatacttattcactgttatgaatggcatagtgaagtgcttatttatatccctttatgattgcaatatgttttgtatcacaatatatctgcgtgctactctagtgatgttattaaagtagtttattcctcccgcacggtgtaatggtgacgagtgtgtgcatcgtgtagtacttggcataggctatgattgtgatctcttgtagattatgaagttaactattgctatgatagtattgatgtgatctattcctcctttcgtagtgtgaaggtgacaagtgtgcatgctatgttagtacttggtttggttatgttgatccgtcatgcactctaaggttacttaaacatgaatatcgaatattgtggagcttgttaactccggcattgagggttcgtgtaatcctacacgcttagtggtgttcatcatccaacaagagggtgtagagtctagcatctatctatttattctgttatgtgatcaatgttgagagtgtccactagtgaaagtatgatccctaggccttgttcctaaatatcgctatcgctgcttgtttactcgttttatcgcatctttacttcctgcaattttactaccatcaaccgcacgccaagcaagcacttttccggcgccgttgctaccgctcgcatttattcataccactcgtatttcactatctcttcgccgaactagtgcacctattaggtgtgttggggacacaagagacttcttgctttgtggttgcagtggttgcatgagagggatacctttgacctcttcctccctgagttcgataaaccttgggtgatccacttaagggaaacttgctgctgttctacaaacctctgctcttggaggcccaacactgtctacaagaatagaagcacccgtagacatcaacgtgttgcataatccttttttctcgtcgctccttccttcccgtgcctcccacccctccgccgccgctggatttgccggccgtttgagcgtctgatctcttctgagtTTCGGCGCTGTCATCGCGGCtggcgctcccgccggtcgttccgCCGCTGCCGCTTGGccatcgcgtcccagaacgcggcgtcaaatccgccccacctccacgcatagaaggtgctcgacgacatgccaggtaggcgcgattggacgctgttcgttgcgtcgtctgcctcggcgcaattttaaccattgattttgcttttagacatggatagcgacgatgagatggttgccctgctgctggaggacaagCAAGCattcgacgacgacctccgggagcgtttgctgatcatcgcgtccctccaggatatggttgacgccgaggcggagaagaggaagaggccgcgccgcggaggatcaaggccggggagaaggaagtccaagccccgacagtggatggaggggcatgccatgctgcacaacgactacttcgccgacgatgcaacacatgccgacaattttcggtgccggtacaggatgagcaaggggctgttcatgaatatcctccatggcgttcgagagttcgacccctacttcaagctcaagctcgacgctgtaggcgttgtcgggttctcgtcgattcaggagTGCACCgccaccatgaggatgcttgcctacggagcacctgccgatacacaggacgactaccttcgcatgagtgagtctactgccattgagtgcatgtacaagttttgtcgagttgtggtgggaaagtttggcaaatactacttgagagggccaactaggAAGAGactcgcaaggatcatggcacaaaatgctgccggaggatttcccggaatgcttggaagcatcgattgcatgcaccgggcatggaagaactgcccgtttgcttggcaaggtatatacaaagggcgtcatggatattgcagtgtggtgcttgaagctatggcagattatgacctgtggatttggcattctttctttggcatggcgggatcacacaatgacatcaacgtgttgcagcagtctccggtgttcagcagactagtggaagggcatgctccaccatgcaactacgaGATCAATGACCACGAATATACCaatggctattatctagccgatggtatatatccaaaatgggccacttttgtcaaaacaatgaatccataaggtctgaagaattcccactttgctacgcgacaggaggcttgcaggaaggatgtcgagcgggcatttggtgtgcttcaagcacaatttgccattgtccggtaccctgctctaagctggtctcacgaccaaatgtgggaggtgatgcaggcttgtgtgatcatgcacaacatgatcatcgaggatgacagcaagaatcatgccaggacacatgttggtccctatgagtgtgagggccctcttgcgaaggttgatcatgagttgcctgcagattttgctgatttcctcaccatgcacgcagagatccgtgacagcaatgttcatgaacaacttcaacctgatctcgttgagcatttgtggaggatcaaaggaaataccgtgtcaccttgatctagcatctagccctatttattatatttgtttacttgttttattgtttgttgtattttaatttgaaaacaatcctcgcaaacatttttattcatatgctatatttgataaatggttctatgttgaaaaagaagtatttttaatgtttgggggcggcgtttgggggacgtggctggggagcgacgtcccccaaacgcggcacgaacataacacgtcccccaaacgctcaatccagcgcggtttgggggacgttttgggggacgcgactggagatgctcttaagaccAACCTTATTTTCACATTGGAGACACCCTCAAAGAAATTCTAGTTGGAATTTCGTATAATTTTTGGGACGGTGAAAGGCTGAGATTTGCGGTAAATGAATGTTGTCGCCCTCCGATAAAGAATCACCtttctttccaaaaaaaaaacatcgcCGGAAATCCGAACACGAGTAAGCCCGGTACGCCGCGTGATGCTTcgtgcacggcggcggcggtggaggctggCGAGGGAGCCGACGTCGGGGGCTGGGACTACGTGTACGATCCGGCGTCGGGCTACTACTACAGTAGCAGCACGGGGTTCTTCTACGATGCTGCGTCGGGGtgctagagcatctccagccgtttgagGCCCGCGCGAAAATTCGGATATAATAAATACCGTATTTGATGTAAAAAGGACGTGGGGGTAATATTTTCTCAGTCGCACCTCGGCATTCGCCCATCAGCGGCGATAATCATGTCCGGCGGCCTCTCTTTTGGCGTCCATGGGTTCCTCGCCTTCGGCGCGCcatcggcggcatggtggtggaagggaagaggagcagCTGTGCGGGAGAATGGCGGTTGCTCCTCCGAAATTTGGCGGGGAAAATGGTTCTATGCGACGCATTTTGTAGGAAAAACGAAATAAATGGAGGGAACTACCAGTTCTGTCGCCAATAACGTGGGCCCGCTCGATGTTTCGCGCgctttttgtttcgtccggagtccctgaCCGGGTCTCGGGAAGCCGAGGATGGTCTGGGCTCTCTGGATGGATGACAGGCCAAATCCGAGAGAAAACGAGGAGCCAGTGGTGCGGCTGGGCCGAATAACATCGTCCGGATATATAAAAAATGGCTGTCGGGACCTCGTCGGGGAGACAGCTGCTATGCTTCTACGGGCAGTGCATGGTTCTCCTACCACCACGACGAGGGGCAATGCTCCGGCGCCGGCAAAGAGATTGATCGAGTAGGCGTGTGATTGCTGGAAACTTTTGGATTTTGGCTGACCATCGGTAGGGGCAAGGATCCTAGTCTTTCGTTATTCAGCGCAGCAACCAGTAGTTGACACTGATCTGTTTCAATGTTGGCATTCTTAATGCAACAGTTCATTGCTGCTGTGATAGCTTCAGAATGCATTGCTTCTATACATCTTTGCTGCATATCCTTGCACCTCAGAAAGATATTGTTAGATTATTAGCTAAATTTTAATTGAGTTTAATTACGGAACCAGCATAGACTGGcgaattgataataaaattggcaATGAAAAGCTAACAAGTAGTTGTGCAAGGTATGAGATGAGGAACACATGCATCGCGACTAGAAAGGTCGCTCCAACATCAGCATCACCATGGTTGTTGTTGATGTCGACCGTGGTGTTGTCGAAGTCACCAGATGTGTCGAGGAAATTGGACAGCGAGAAAGTAGGCAGACAAAGCGAGCAGTCACACCGAGACGCTCTCTAAAACCTTATCACCCGTCTTCCGATGCAGGATCTCGATGGACGGGGTTTCGGAAGCATGTTGTCCCGGCCCTCCAAGTAAGCGATAGAGAGAGAAGCGAGTGGAGAGATGTGCATGCGTTATGTCTCTCATCTCCTGGTATAGCCCGGGAGGGGAGCCGTCGACCGAAGCGCCACGCATACGAAGATAGGAACATGTGGCGAGCATGCACACTGACACGTAccaaactcagttggtgcaccaaatataaaaaaaaatatcGTCAACAAAATCCTTTCGAACTCGAGTCACAAATGCACATGTATGGCGGGACGGGTGGCGGAGGAGAGTGCGCGTGAACTCCttgtcttctcactcacttactagagatggaaaaaaaaaatcattataATATACTCCAActatctcccaactagcaatgtgaaaCTAAATTTTATCTCCCACAGCTCCTAAAATGCCACCAAAGATGGACATTCTTAAGAAAACGGCATGATGAGAGGCCATTGATCAGTTGGACATAAACAACATAAACTGTCCAGTACGATCTTGTAAACCAGAAAGTCCACACCACGACGACGATCGTGCCCCTTTTATTTTGTAGTATACAATCTTCACATCACGAGGACGTCGTTGCcaaggacatacaaaagtaatCATAGTAGAATCTAGAATTGTACTTTAACAAGATTCATGGTTAGTGATGCAAATGGTTCACCATTAGGGTACCCTTTACTCTATATAGTTTTAAAAAATAAACTAGCTTTTATCCATGTATAACATTATTaagttagttcatttttttgaACTAAATAGGGTAAAGGGTACCCTGATAGTGGACCGCTTGCATCTATATCCGTGATTCCTAGTGTGTTTCGGTCCGAGAAGATAAATGGAAATACGGATGGTAACTAAAGCTCCCCTGGCCTACAACATAAGGAAAAAATTCTTCCAACTCATGGATTTTTAAACGCATTTAGATCAcgcattcaaaaaattcaaagtaACGTGCACATCTCGGGAGTATGCACTcaaatttttgtttttgtttttctgagCGGAGTCTGAACTCTGAAGCTCAACTGAGATGCTGGGCCTGAGAAGTCCTGAAACCTAGGCACGTTCTGACCGGCCAAGCCCATTCCCAACTCCAGCAACACCAGCACACAGCCACGGGCTCCTCCCCTCCGTATCTCGTCGACGTTCCCGGCGGCCGGCTCTCCTGTTCCGTCCCGGATGGCCTCCACCTCCCCTCCAATGGCGACCAGCAACCAAGTGGCGTCGCGTCTGATGGAGATCCCCGACCACCTCCTATCGGAGATCCTCCTCCGGCTGCCCGCCCCAGAAGACCTCGCGCGCGCCTCCGCCGCGTGCGTCTCCTTCCGCCGACTCGTCACCGACCAGTCCTTCCTCCGCAGcttccgccgcctccacccccaGCCACTCCTCGGCTTCCTCGACCACGAAGGGTTCTACCCAGCCCAACCGCCGCACCCCTCCGCGCCCGCCGCCCACGCGCTCGCGCACGCCGCcgacttctccttctccttcatgCCCTCCCGCTGCCGATGGGCCGTCCGGACATCCGCGACGGCCGTGTCCTCCTCGTCGACCCCCAAGAGGACGAGTGGGCTCCGGTCTTCAGGGAGGTCGCCGTGTGCGACCCCTTGCACCGGCGGTACGTCCTGCTGCCCCCACTACCTCAGGACCTAGCCGCCTCGGTGGAGCATTTTCGGCGAGGAACCAGAGGCGGCATTCAGAGTGATCTGCGTGGCACATTTCAGCACCAGGGTGGCGGCCTTCGTCTTCTCGTCCGGCACCGGACAGTGGCGAGCCGCTGCATCCAAGAATTATAGCGATGGCATCGGTAGGAGCGAGGCGACAACTATGCATATGGCTGCTTCCGTCAGGACTCTCAGACGCCATTACGCCAACGGCTGCTTCTACTGGGACACCGCCCGGTTCGGCAACCTGGTCGAGGTGGAGAAAAGGTTGCTCGTGCTCGACACCCAGAGGATGGAGTTCTCCATGACCGACCTTCTGCCCGGTAACTGGGGAAGGGCAGATCTAGCCATTGTGGGGGCAGGTGAAGGCAGGATTGGGATATTTGGTTTCGATCGCGGAACTCCATCTGTCCTCAATTACGCCGTCGTTGCGCGAACCAAAGGCAAGAGTCCGAGCCTGTGGCGGATTGAGAAGAGAATCTCGCTAGATCCTAGGTACGATTATCGTATCGAGGATGCAACAGAGAGGTACTTGCTCTTGTCAAGGACAGAAGCCTCGTCACCGACCGGATATTTCTCAATTGACATCAAGACATTGAAGCTTCAGAGGGTTTGTGTGAAACAACGTATGCGTTTAGTGCCCAAGTCAGAGACACGGATATATACCAACTTCCCACCACCCTTGTTGTCTTcaagggcaatatgaagtggtaaAATCATCTTTTGCATCCTAGTTATCTCCTTCCCTCCATATAACCATCACATGACTTGCCTAATGCTTGATTTATTCAAATACTGCAGTCAGTAACCACCACCCTTAGTAATATGTATTTTCTTGTCCAACTGCCGTGTTTAGAGAATGAGGGTAGTAGGAAAAAAAGGGGTATTTCATACAAGTAGCTCGTGCATGAGTGTGCTGATGGAATCACAAAAAACAGTAGATCGACCACTGTCAATTATTTCTGAGTAGCAGTTTGTATGCTCAAGGTAAAGTAGAAGGAATACAAGTGTAGATCTAGTTTACCTTTTCACATCGAGGTAATTCACTCAAATCAAGGACAACTCATTTTGTAAACTATTTCTCATAGACAAAGACACAGAAAAGATTTTTTTAGCCATCTTCACATTTATGATTTTATCTTGCTATGTTGTTTCGAAACAATTCTGCATAACTAGTACCGTCACAAACAAGATCCTTCTTCACACGTATAATTTTATCTTGCTATGTTTGTTTTGAAATAAGTCTGCAAAACTAGTATGGTTACAAACAAGATCCTGGTAACTGCCCTAAATAATATGAACATCTTGTGCTCACAGGTTGTTTTATCTGAAATACACCTCATAAGATCAAGAGAACGCTTAGCATTttaaaggctactgaaatttttcTTCACTTCAGTCAATCTCCACCATTTTTAGATCCCATATCATGGTTCTCCTGATCTTAAAGCAAATCATATCGCTTGAGACGATTGCATGAATTTTAAGGAGGTTTCATGGGATTGTGTATTACCATTTCTGTACGGTATTACCATTTCTAAAACATTAATTAGAGGGACACCCACTTTTCTATGTCTTTCCTTTTTGTGCCCCAGTTTTGGATTGGGATGACAGACGGCACCTAGTGTGTTGGCGTTGGTTCTTGATACCAATGCCCCCAGTTTCTTTCTTCTTTGTAATTTGAAGTTTGCTGTTATACTGCTAGATGCCTAGGTCGTATCTGAACTCCAAGGTACCAGTTCTGTATGACCCATGTTTTTGAGGACCGATTCTTTATCTTCTGTTGCCTCTGTTCGGCAAAGTATTCTAACCTGTGTTGCAGATTACAGTGATGAACACACTAAAGCAATTGTTGTCAGTCACATGTTCAAGTTCAGTTAAGATCAGTATTAGCAATTTGGCAACGCTATCCTTCCTCTTCATGTGACACTACCTGACTACCTAAGTAATTGCAAAAATTGGGTGGAAAATTTTGCTTGTCCTGAACTTTTTCGTCTTGTTTGTTCAGGTTTGATGGAGTCGTAATCAGATCAAAGTTGCTTGTACAAAGTCGTAATCACCTATGATCTGAGTTATCTACATTTAGGGTCCTGTGTGTATATGGGTCTGTAACCGCTTCTCATTAATGCAGCTTTCGGGGACCTTCGGGTCCCTTCCCttgttcaagaaaaaaaaaaagagttatcTACAAGATGACGGCATAGCAATCTACAGAGCGTCACTTGGCAGTGGTCATGTCTATGTTGTTCTTCCTTTCATGCTACCTATAGCTTCGAGTTAGATTAAGCAGATGCAATATGATTCCTCTTTGTTTAAGAACGTGACGTTGAAAAGTTCAATTCAAGTTTTTCTTGGTCTCCATTTGCATATAGCCTCATAGAAGCAACTAAGTACAGTTCTGACCCTGATGCATGCATTTAAGTATCTCCACACCAATGATAGGTGTTTGGCTTGAGCTACTTGTTACACGGGTGCTCCGTTGGATAGTCTCATGTTCAAATCATGCTAGTTGTTTCGTGTTGAATGTGTGTTCTTTCCGTTCGGGTAGAGATTTGATATAGGTGTGTATGTTGCACCGACCTAAAGATTCTTTGCCTTTACTGCACTAGGACTCTGGAGGGATGGCTAATGATACCAGATGAACGAGAGATTGGATTTCACATAAGGCGCCATCGTTGCCGGGTATCTTACCAATACGCCAACGAAAGTTGAAACTGGTGGAGCATTGGATGAACATGGTTCAAGAAGACATAGATGCAGTTGTTGAAGAACTACCCTCTGTGAAGATCAAGAAGTGCTCCTTCACTGACAAAGCAGCAGTTGATCTCATCTGGCTGCAGGTCAAGTGATGCTGCCGGCTCCGAAGTTGTGGCCATGTTCAAGAGGAGTAGTAGACCCATACATGGTCTACCGAAGTATGATAATCAATGTAAACATTTTTCATCAACAGCGGCAAATGTCCTAAATTTTCAAAGTTGGATAGTAATTATTGATGGACCCTCATTctcaatttttatttttattgatgGACCATGATGACTGCAACTTATGTGTCAAAGTTAAAGTCTTCCTTCATTATCCTGTGTAACATCCAAGCAAGATCTGTGTTTCATTTCTTATTTGGATTCCAAATAGCCGCCAAACACAAAATATGGTAAGTCCAGTTTGAACTAATTCCAACTAAAGCATAAATGGTACTCGAGTCCAATTGATTTCATCAAATTCTGTTCATGTCTGCAAAACAAGATATCAGAGTGGTCTCCTTGATGATGAATACAAGTTGATCACAATAACTATAGCTTGGCATTCTATCGAAGATGAATCAAAATGTCATAGTCAGGAGCAGTTCATCCAACGAAGCTAAGttatgcttagagcatctccaccggtagccccaaataggcgccggcaggggagccggcacctccgtttgggggggggggggcggcactgcctctatttgggggagccacaccggcgctcccaaaacggcggccccgatagatgttttgaattaaaatcataaataaatgcatagaaaattgaataagaaatattttattctacaaactaatacataattgggaacgtggtttacatgaagatatagtttggaacatggttttttcataaactaatactccctccgttcctttctatagtgcctatagatttttggcatttgtttcagaatataaggttgtacctTAGCTTTTTTTctattaccccctccccgttcagctcccaaatcgttcagctcccaaatttgttatggtaagttaggaagatatggattttcaaaattttacgttgatctcaaatcgttcagctagggtcttgtgtaaaaaatactcttgcgctaatttccgtgccaaaatactataggcactatagaatggaacagagggagtacatagtttgaaccatggttgacacaaatataaaacattgcaaaaaactaaacctaactaggccggtcatcgcaggtttcatgtgttcgctgccaaggaagaacactcgagggcacacccagtcacccaaactggaaaatccagctggcgaGGGTGCCCCTGTTGATTCTTTCGATGAAGAACATCCGAAAACATGCGAGacgatattcgctgcgaagaaacaacactcatcagtcgtcctcctcggcgttgtcgacgtggtagttccggcggcaacgcatgtcgtcgaacaccttgacactcatgtccctgtcgccgaagtaggagaacacgagcacgaagccggcttggaggctgtggtggcgcgcgaacttctcccagccgatgtggaggtacatcttgccgcgggcgtcgtagatcacgtccacgatccaccggtagtagccgcacaaatcctcccgcagatgcagcgtgcccgggcggtcgtcgccggcgacgaagtcagcgaaggtgtccggcagcctctggataccgcgtgggtcgcccttgaggacgaggacgaactcgaacagcacggccctcctcgtccatctccgacgatgaagacgacgacgtcgcaGGCGACGGAGTGTGTgcacctctgccgcggccacggccacgaccacgaccacgaccgcgacctcggcctcgaccagacatggcgtcgtcttgtcagatggtggcggctatggttggggagagaggcgctagggtttgtgtgtgagaggcacgatgagaggcggccctttaataggccggagggaggcgggggagcgggggagcggtggcgctcactaACTGCGGCACAAAGAGCAAGGCGCGCCCGATGGGACGGTTCGCTGcgcgtctgcggaaactgcaccacCGCTGCGCCCCAATtaactcccgtcgcgaggtaggcgacggttaggttaaaatttaatgagccgctgacgcgtcggcccggcactccccgctggcgtcgacttttgggatgttgttgcggtcagaaacccaccggcgggcagcgacgggcaacaccgtagagtcgggaatctcccaggactgcggctggccctggtccctccgagcgacggcccgcaaagccttcggcacgcacgtccgatgctgatgcaagggcgtgccacctgacctatacctggtcgggaaggtgttggagaatgcctcgcttaatttcctcgcatggcatacacgtaaacattaaatacgagcctcgatcggctctcgagttgtcccgtgaatcggctcaaagagccgatccacccatgatgcgtacggggtgtacgatcagatggtggtcctgcttgatcaaagcaaagctaa contains the following coding sequences:
- the LOC124662682 gene encoding uncharacterized protein LOC124662682, which codes for MASTSPPMATSNQVASRLMEIPDHLLSEILLRLPAPEDLARASAACVSFRRLVTDQSFLRSFRRLHPQPLLGFLDHEGFYPAQPPHPSAPAAHALAHAADFSFSFMPSRCRWAVRTSATAVEVAVCDPLHRRYVLLPPLPQDLAASVEHFRRGTRGGIQSDLRGTFQHQGGGLRLLVRHRTVASRCIQEL